A DNA window from Solanum lycopersicum chromosome 3, SLM_r2.1 contains the following coding sequences:
- the LOC101243775 gene encoding histone-lysine N-methyltransferase, H3 lysine-9 specific SUVH6-like isoform X2 translates to MSVLAETSPSEMLGKKKLHQMVDTKSPSTFKRVKVDATRNFPENCGSFVYQNNGSKDIYPEFRSNSKRVKVNSTRSFPKNCGPCVPEKKKGSDTPCSVDSEIKSCSDVDMNVVESAEPLSVFEPEDDLAATVVCPKEAGDSSHQNTSCQPANGNQQHEVLVNLVLQNPSIDSGNTCDWFIKSEPIENEPELPAIVSQENLIQGRDEPSKETSKRVHYGEVPYDEYRSRVDNDEICILSCSESNSLKSGLKTLSAGKKGGKGEIVQEEAVSSPEPLHKCNVIFEDESVVMKNQIVLGVSQEDLRNSVVMCNVSGNGLLTEHEHIQKVKEVRETLKLFDDEYTKLLLEDRAEKHEGGPKRSIHIEAAMALKKQKKWVNCEWTFGHVPGVQIGDQFRFRAELVMIGLHHQFIKGINYVTIGRKDVASSIVDSGWYDNEAISSETFIYVGQGGNPKVSVNARMEDQKLEGGNLALKNSMELGYPVRVICGRQRVNGEKSDTRYIYDGLYTVTKCWEERAPTGKYIFKFELKRNLGQPKLARELVSRPAKLVKVNQFCVNKAKKSILQSEFVVDYDVSQGKEKIPIPVVNAIDDERPSPFTYITSMQYPDWYYISRPQGCNCTSGCLDSEQCSCASRNGGEIPFNTRGSIVRAQPLVYECGPSCKCPPSCKNRVSQHGPRYHLEVFKTESRGWGLRSRDYVTRGRFICEYVGELLDEKEAENRIGHDEYLFDIGNYDEEIPKRNVARNNNLKVESNSLTRKDEDGFTLDALRYGNVGRFINHSCSPNLYAQNVMYYHGDKKVPHIMFFASESIAPLEELTYHYNYDVDQVSDKNGDMKRKNCRCGSRKCEGRMY, encoded by the coding sequence ATGTCTGTGTTAGCGGAAACGAGTCCCTCAGAGATGTTAGGCAAGAAGAAACTTCATCAGATGGTTGATACCAAATCTCCCTCCACATTTAAGCGCGTAAAAGTCGATGCTACCCGCAATTTCCCTGAAAATTGTGGTTCATTTGTTTATCAAAACAATGGAAGCAAAGATATCTACCCGGAATTTCGGTCCAATAGCAAGCGTGTAAAAGTCAATTCTACGAGGAGTTTTCCGAAGAATTGTGGCCCCTGTGTTCCTGAAAAGAAGAAAGGAAGTGATACTCCATGCTCTGTTGATTCTGAGATCAAAAGTTGTTCTGATGTTGATATGAATGTGGTTGAGTCAGCTGAGCCTTTGAGTGTTTTCGAGCCAGAAGATGATTTGGCTGCAACTGTTGTGTGTCCAAAAGAGGCTGGTGATTCAAGTCATCAAAATACCTCATGTCAACCTGCTAATGGAAATCAGCAGCATGAAGTCTTGGTTAATCTGGTTCTCCAGAATCCATCAATTGATTCAGGAAATACATGTGATTGGTTTATAAAAAGCGAGCCTATTGAAAATGAACCAGAATTGCCTGCTATTGTTTCACAAGAAAATCTAATTCAAGGTCGAGATGAACCTAGTAAGGAAACAAGCAAGAGAGTTCATTACGGAGAAGTTCCTTACGATGAATACAGGAGTCGGGTAGACAATGATGAAATTTGCATTTTATCCTGCTCCGAGTCGAACTCATTAAAATCAGGTCTCAAGACCCTAAGTGCCGGTAAGAAAGGGGGCAAGGGTGAGATCGTGCAGGAAGAAGCAGTTAGTAGTCCAGAACCCCTACACAAGTGCAATGTTATTTTTGAAGATGAATCTGTGGTCATGAAGAACCAAATAGTTCTCGGAGTATCTCAAGAAGATTTAAGAAATTCTGTTGTCATGTGTAATGTTTCTGGTAATGGATTGTTGACTGAACATGAACATATTCAGAAAGTGAAAGAAGTTAGAGAGACTCTGAAACTTTTTGATGACGAATATACTAAACTTTTGCTAGAAGATAGAGCAGAAAAACATGAAGGAGGGCCCAAAAGAAGTATCCATATAGAGGCAGCAATGGCTTtgaaaaaacagaaaaagtGGGTAAATTGTGAGTGGACTTTTGGACATGTTCCTGGAGTTCAAATTGGGGATCAATTCCGGTTCAGGGCGGAACTTGTTATGATTGGACTACATCACCAATTTATTAAGGGTATCAATTATGTGACTATTGGCAGAAAAGATGTCGCATCTAGCATTGTTGATTCTGGTTGGTATGACAACGAGGCCATATCTTCTGAAACGTTCATTTATGTAGGTCAAGGCGGGAATCCAAAAGTATCTGTTAATGCGAGAATGGAAGATCAAAAGCTTGAAGGGGGTAATCTTGCCTTGAAGAACTCCATGGAGTTGGGATATCCGGTGAGGGTTATTTGTGGTCGACAAAGAGTGAATGGTGAAAAGAGTGATACAAGATACATTTACGATGGGCTCTACACCGTGACTAAGTGTTGGGAAGAAAGAGCTCCAACTGGAAAATACATTTTCAAGTTTGAATTGAAAAGAAATCTTGGCCAACCAAAACTTGCTCGTGAACTAGTGTCACGGCCAGCAAAGTTAGTCAAGGTTAATCAATTTTGTGTCAACAAggcaaaaaaatcaattttgcaGTCGGAGTTTGTTGTGGACTATGATGTCTCCCAAGGAAAAGAGAAGATACCAATCCCTGTTGTCAATGCAATAGATGATGAGAGACCCTCACCATTCACTTACATTACCAGCATGCAATATCCGGATTGGTATTATATTTCTAGGCCTCAAGGTTGCAATTGTACAAGTGGATGCTTGGATTCCGAGCAATGCTCTTGTGCTTCTAGGAATGGAGGTGAAATTCCATTCAACACAAGAGGCTCTATTGTTAGAGCACAACCTCTTGTTTATGAGTGTGGTCCATCTTGCAAATGTCCCCCTTCTTGCAAAAATAGAGTTAGCCAACATGGTCCTCGATACCATTTGGAGGTTTTCAAGACCGAATCGAGAGGATGGGGTTTGAGGTCACGAGATTATGTCACACGTGGTAGGTTTATATGTGAATATGTTGGGGAGTTGCTTGATGAAAAGGAAGCTGAAAATAGAATAGGCCATGATGAGTACTTGTTTGATATTGGCAATTATGATGAAGAAATCCCCAAAAGGAATGTTGCGCGTAATAATAACCTCAAAGTTGAGTCAAATTCTTTGACGAGGAAGGATGAAGATGGCTTTACCCTTGATGCGTTAAGATATGGGAATGTTGGAAGATTTATCAACCATAGTTGCTCACCAAACCTTTATGCTCAAAATGTCATGTATTACCATGGTGATAAGAAAGTACCTCACATAATGTTTTTCGCTTCTGAGAGTATTGCTCCATTAGAGGAGCTTACTTATCACTACAACTACGATGTTGACCAAGTTTCTGATAAAAATGGCGATATGAAGAGAAAGAATTGTAGATGTGGCTCTCGGAAGTGCGAGGGGAGAATGTACTGA
- the LOC101243775 gene encoding histone-lysine N-methyltransferase, H3 lysine-9 specific SUVH6-like isoform X1, which yields MKSTFEITLQMSVLAETSPSEMLGKKKLHQMVDTKSPSTFKRVKVDATRNFPENCGSFVYQNNGSKDIYPEFRSNSKRVKVNSTRSFPKNCGPCVPEKKKGSDTPCSVDSEIKSCSDVDMNVVESAEPLSVFEPEDDLAATVVCPKEAGDSSHQNTSCQPANGNQQHEVLVNLVLQNPSIDSGNTCDWFIKSEPIENEPELPAIVSQENLIQGRDEPSKETSKRVHYGEVPYDEYRSRVDNDEICILSCSESNSLKSGLKTLSAGKKGGKGEIVQEEAVSSPEPLHKCNVIFEDESVVMKNQIVLGVSQEDLRNSVVMCNVSGNGLLTEHEHIQKVKEVRETLKLFDDEYTKLLLEDRAEKHEGGPKRSIHIEAAMALKKQKKWVNCEWTFGHVPGVQIGDQFRFRAELVMIGLHHQFIKGINYVTIGRKDVASSIVDSGWYDNEAISSETFIYVGQGGNPKVSVNARMEDQKLEGGNLALKNSMELGYPVRVICGRQRVNGEKSDTRYIYDGLYTVTKCWEERAPTGKYIFKFELKRNLGQPKLARELVSRPAKLVKVNQFCVNKAKKSILQSEFVVDYDVSQGKEKIPIPVVNAIDDERPSPFTYITSMQYPDWYYISRPQGCNCTSGCLDSEQCSCASRNGGEIPFNTRGSIVRAQPLVYECGPSCKCPPSCKNRVSQHGPRYHLEVFKTESRGWGLRSRDYVTRGRFICEYVGELLDEKEAENRIGHDEYLFDIGNYDEEIPKRNVARNNNLKVESNSLTRKDEDGFTLDALRYGNVGRFINHSCSPNLYAQNVMYYHGDKKVPHIMFFASESIAPLEELTYHYNYDVDQVSDKNGDMKRKNCRCGSRKCEGRMY from the exons ATGAAGTCAACATTTGAAATCACACTTCaa ATGTCTGTGTTAGCGGAAACGAGTCCCTCAGAGATGTTAGGCAAGAAGAAACTTCATCAGATGGTTGATACCAAATCTCCCTCCACATTTAAGCGCGTAAAAGTCGATGCTACCCGCAATTTCCCTGAAAATTGTGGTTCATTTGTTTATCAAAACAATGGAAGCAAAGATATCTACCCGGAATTTCGGTCCAATAGCAAGCGTGTAAAAGTCAATTCTACGAGGAGTTTTCCGAAGAATTGTGGCCCCTGTGTTCCTGAAAAGAAGAAAGGAAGTGATACTCCATGCTCTGTTGATTCTGAGATCAAAAGTTGTTCTGATGTTGATATGAATGTGGTTGAGTCAGCTGAGCCTTTGAGTGTTTTCGAGCCAGAAGATGATTTGGCTGCAACTGTTGTGTGTCCAAAAGAGGCTGGTGATTCAAGTCATCAAAATACCTCATGTCAACCTGCTAATGGAAATCAGCAGCATGAAGTCTTGGTTAATCTGGTTCTCCAGAATCCATCAATTGATTCAGGAAATACATGTGATTGGTTTATAAAAAGCGAGCCTATTGAAAATGAACCAGAATTGCCTGCTATTGTTTCACAAGAAAATCTAATTCAAGGTCGAGATGAACCTAGTAAGGAAACAAGCAAGAGAGTTCATTACGGAGAAGTTCCTTACGATGAATACAGGAGTCGGGTAGACAATGATGAAATTTGCATTTTATCCTGCTCCGAGTCGAACTCATTAAAATCAGGTCTCAAGACCCTAAGTGCCGGTAAGAAAGGGGGCAAGGGTGAGATCGTGCAGGAAGAAGCAGTTAGTAGTCCAGAACCCCTACACAAGTGCAATGTTATTTTTGAAGATGAATCTGTGGTCATGAAGAACCAAATAGTTCTCGGAGTATCTCAAGAAGATTTAAGAAATTCTGTTGTCATGTGTAATGTTTCTGGTAATGGATTGTTGACTGAACATGAACATATTCAGAAAGTGAAAGAAGTTAGAGAGACTCTGAAACTTTTTGATGACGAATATACTAAACTTTTGCTAGAAGATAGAGCAGAAAAACATGAAGGAGGGCCCAAAAGAAGTATCCATATAGAGGCAGCAATGGCTTtgaaaaaacagaaaaagtGGGTAAATTGTGAGTGGACTTTTGGACATGTTCCTGGAGTTCAAATTGGGGATCAATTCCGGTTCAGGGCGGAACTTGTTATGATTGGACTACATCACCAATTTATTAAGGGTATCAATTATGTGACTATTGGCAGAAAAGATGTCGCATCTAGCATTGTTGATTCTGGTTGGTATGACAACGAGGCCATATCTTCTGAAACGTTCATTTATGTAGGTCAAGGCGGGAATCCAAAAGTATCTGTTAATGCGAGAATGGAAGATCAAAAGCTTGAAGGGGGTAATCTTGCCTTGAAGAACTCCATGGAGTTGGGATATCCGGTGAGGGTTATTTGTGGTCGACAAAGAGTGAATGGTGAAAAGAGTGATACAAGATACATTTACGATGGGCTCTACACCGTGACTAAGTGTTGGGAAGAAAGAGCTCCAACTGGAAAATACATTTTCAAGTTTGAATTGAAAAGAAATCTTGGCCAACCAAAACTTGCTCGTGAACTAGTGTCACGGCCAGCAAAGTTAGTCAAGGTTAATCAATTTTGTGTCAACAAggcaaaaaaatcaattttgcaGTCGGAGTTTGTTGTGGACTATGATGTCTCCCAAGGAAAAGAGAAGATACCAATCCCTGTTGTCAATGCAATAGATGATGAGAGACCCTCACCATTCACTTACATTACCAGCATGCAATATCCGGATTGGTATTATATTTCTAGGCCTCAAGGTTGCAATTGTACAAGTGGATGCTTGGATTCCGAGCAATGCTCTTGTGCTTCTAGGAATGGAGGTGAAATTCCATTCAACACAAGAGGCTCTATTGTTAGAGCACAACCTCTTGTTTATGAGTGTGGTCCATCTTGCAAATGTCCCCCTTCTTGCAAAAATAGAGTTAGCCAACATGGTCCTCGATACCATTTGGAGGTTTTCAAGACCGAATCGAGAGGATGGGGTTTGAGGTCACGAGATTATGTCACACGTGGTAGGTTTATATGTGAATATGTTGGGGAGTTGCTTGATGAAAAGGAAGCTGAAAATAGAATAGGCCATGATGAGTACTTGTTTGATATTGGCAATTATGATGAAGAAATCCCCAAAAGGAATGTTGCGCGTAATAATAACCTCAAAGTTGAGTCAAATTCTTTGACGAGGAAGGATGAAGATGGCTTTACCCTTGATGCGTTAAGATATGGGAATGTTGGAAGATTTATCAACCATAGTTGCTCACCAAACCTTTATGCTCAAAATGTCATGTATTACCATGGTGATAAGAAAGTACCTCACATAATGTTTTTCGCTTCTGAGAGTATTGCTCCATTAGAGGAGCTTACTTATCACTACAACTACGATGTTGACCAAGTTTCTGATAAAAATGGCGATATGAAGAGAAAGAATTGTAGATGTGGCTCTCGGAAGTGCGAGGGGAGAATGTACTGA